In one Mucilaginibacter sp. PAMB04168 genomic region, the following are encoded:
- a CDS encoding YetF domain-containing protein, whose translation MNIILALFGEGKDLNVLQMCSRALVVFFIALVMVRVSGRRTFGKRTAFDNTLAIILGAVLSRAIVGASPFVPTICCSLLLVLLHRLLAYACIKSSFIDRHLKGMSVPLYRNGQLDEDNLTRSLLTKKDIMSDVRLKGNATSLNEIHEIYMETSGEVSVIKKS comes from the coding sequence ATGAATATTATCCTCGCACTATTTGGAGAAGGAAAAGATTTGAATGTACTGCAAATGTGCAGCCGGGCATTAGTAGTGTTCTTTATAGCTTTGGTTATGGTACGTGTTTCGGGCAGGCGCACTTTCGGTAAGCGCACAGCATTCGATAACACATTGGCTATTATACTCGGCGCTGTGTTAAGCAGGGCCATTGTAGGTGCCTCTCCATTTGTACCTACCATTTGCTGCAGCCTGTTACTGGTGCTTTTACATCGTTTGTTGGCCTACGCGTGTATTAAAAGCAGTTTTATTGACCGGCACCTAAAAGGCATGAGCGTACCCCTATACCGCAATGGCCAGCTAGATGAAGATAACCTGACCCGTAGCTTGCTCACTAAAAAAGATATTATGAGCGACGTACGCCTGAAAGGTAATGCTACCTCACTAAACGAGATACATGAAATTTATATGGAAACCAGCGGCGAGGTAAGCGTAATTAAAAAATCGTAA
- a CDS encoding inorganic phosphate transporter, which yields MVTSLLVVVVCLALIFDFINGFHDAANSIATVVSTKVLTPFQAVLWAAAFNFLAFFLIKDHKVANTVAKTVHEQFITMHVVMAGLIAAIAWNLVTWWFGIPSSSSHTLIGGFAGAGITNAMFMGSNPLAAINTHYVTQIIAYIVLAPFIGLIIAYIITIIILHLFKNSRPAVAERWFKAVQLISSAALSFAHGGNDAQKVMGIIYVALVASNVITNGQTMPDWIPLACYTAIAAGTMSGGWKIVKTMGSKITKVTPLEGVSAETAGAITLFMTERLGIPVSTTHTITGSIIGVGLTKRVSAVRWGVTINLLWAWVITIPISAIVAAAIFTIMHFL from the coding sequence ATGGTTACCTCTTTACTTGTTGTTGTTGTTTGCCTGGCGCTAATCTTCGACTTTATTAATGGCTTTCATGATGCGGCAAACTCTATTGCTACCGTAGTATCAACCAAAGTATTAACGCCGTTTCAGGCGGTGTTGTGGGCTGCGGCTTTTAACTTTCTAGCCTTCTTTTTAATTAAAGATCATAAAGTAGCCAATACCGTGGCTAAAACCGTTCACGAACAGTTTATTACCATGCATGTAGTTATGGCCGGCCTTATTGCCGCCATAGCTTGGAACTTAGTTACCTGGTGGTTCGGTATCCCGTCAAGTTCATCGCATACGCTAATAGGTGGCTTTGCAGGTGCCGGTATAACTAATGCCATGTTTATGGGGTCAAATCCATTAGCAGCTATCAATACACATTACGTAACTCAAATTATCGCTTATATTGTACTGGCTCCTTTTATAGGCTTAATCATTGCTTATATTATTACCATAATTATTCTGCACCTGTTCAAAAATTCCAGGCCTGCTGTAGCAGAGCGTTGGTTTAAGGCTGTGCAGCTTATATCATCGGCTGCATTAAGTTTCGCACATGGTGGTAATGATGCACAAAAGGTAATGGGTATAATCTACGTTGCTTTAGTTGCTTCAAACGTAATTACCAACGGCCAAACCATGCCCGACTGGATTCCATTAGCGTGTTACACCGCTATTGCTGCAGGTACTATGAGTGGCGGTTGGAAGATTGTTAAAACCATGGGCAGTAAAATTACCAAAGTTACCCCGCTCGAAGGTGTAAGTGCAGAAACTGCTGGTGCTATTACCCTTTTCATGACCGAACGTTTGGGTATTCCGGTTTCAACTACGCATACTATCACCGGTTCTATTATTGGTGTAGGCTTAACCAAAAGGGTATCGGCTGTGCGCTGGGGCGTAACTATCAATTTGCTTTGGGCTTGGGTAATTACTATCCCAATATCTGCTATTGTTGCTGCGGCTATTTTTACAATAATGCATTTCTTATAG
- a CDS encoding ATP-binding protein, with protein sequence MKLSVLVFINALAVAIALSVVNFYFQHKWYDVTLTFAISFVTSYMVFYYLIEKYLYSKIKLIYKLIHNLKLGRDLRDALGESTSTDPIGDVEKEVKAWAREKKTEIEQLRSQEKFRREFLSNISHEFKTPLFAIQGYIEAILDDEVEDRDMALQFLNKAQRNVDRLSYLIKDLDEISKLESGEIPINYAKFKINDLIKEVFEQLDLKAKQHDIKLVFKQKYDEPYLVTADRDKICQVLINLIDNSFKYGKRGGSTSVSLFDLHDQILVEVTDDGAGIDEKHLTRLFERFYRIDSSRSREVGGSGLGLAIVKHIIEAHQQTINVRSTVGVGSTFGFTLQKVKQSPFQVIPVLKS encoded by the coding sequence ATGAAACTCAGTGTACTGGTATTCATCAACGCGTTAGCGGTGGCCATCGCCCTGTCGGTAGTTAACTTCTACTTTCAGCATAAGTGGTATGATGTAACCCTAACCTTTGCCATAAGCTTTGTAACCAGTTATATGGTTTTCTATTACCTTATTGAGAAGTACCTGTACTCCAAGATAAAGCTCATTTACAAGCTTATTCATAATCTTAAGTTAGGGCGCGATTTACGTGACGCCTTAGGCGAATCGACCAGTACAGATCCTATTGGCGACGTGGAAAAGGAAGTAAAAGCTTGGGCACGTGAAAAAAAGACAGAAATTGAGCAACTACGCAGTCAGGAAAAATTCAGGCGGGAGTTTCTGTCCAACATATCGCACGAGTTTAAAACCCCGCTGTTTGCTATACAAGGTTACATCGAAGCTATACTGGATGACGAAGTAGAAGACCGGGATATGGCCTTACAGTTTTTAAACAAAGCTCAGCGTAATGTTGACCGGCTGAGTTACTTGATTAAAGACCTGGATGAGATTTCCAAGTTAGAATCTGGCGAAATACCCATCAATTATGCCAAGTTTAAAATTAACGACCTGATTAAGGAGGTGTTTGAGCAGCTGGACTTGAAAGCGAAGCAGCACGACATTAAACTGGTATTTAAACAAAAGTATGACGAGCCCTACTTGGTAACTGCCGACCGTGATAAGATTTGTCAGGTACTCATCAATTTAATAGACAATTCGTTTAAGTATGGCAAGCGTGGCGGCAGTACCTCGGTAAGTCTTTTTGATTTGCACGACCAGATTCTTGTTGAAGTAACGGATGATGGTGCGGGTATAGATGAAAAACACTTAACACGCTTATTTGAACGCTTTTACCGTATTGATAGCAGCCGTTCACGCGAAGTGGGGGGATCGGGCTTAGGCCTGGCTATTGTTAAGCATATCATTGAAGCGCACCAGCAAACTATTAACGTGCGCAGCACGGTGGGGGTGGGATCCACCTTCGGATTTACGCTGCAAAAGGTAAAACAGTCACCTTTTCAGGTAATACCGGTTTTAAAGAGTTAA
- a CDS encoding type III polyketide synthase gives MGSCISSIGTANPANKVAQHYSYEFMVDVFGLPEEQAARLKAIYDHSGIQYRYSVVDDFGADRADYTFFEPTPDLEPFVTTNKRLLYYQEKAIHIALKAAQNCLSDYEGITSQITNLITVSCTGMYAPGIDIDLVEKLGLPHSTERTCINFMGCYGAINALKLADYICRANPQAKVLIVSVELCSLHFQKVNTINNWVANSLFADGAGAVLVENTATKINAKPALELLGFYAEIIPDSQNEMGWLIGNTGFEMTLTTKVPKEILKNIKGLAGRLLGKAGLCFEQVGKFAIHPGGRKILEAIEQGLEIPRDANAYAYEVLNNYGNMSSATILFVLQRLMQDDEAVGHNVLSFGFGPGLTVEGMVLKLH, from the coding sequence ATGGGTAGTTGTATTAGTTCAATCGGAACTGCGAATCCGGCTAACAAGGTTGCGCAGCACTATTCTTATGAGTTTATGGTTGATGTGTTTGGCTTGCCCGAAGAGCAGGCCGCGCGTCTTAAAGCTATTTACGATCATTCGGGCATCCAATACCGCTATTCGGTAGTTGATGATTTTGGCGCAGACAGGGCCGATTACACCTTTTTTGAGCCTACGCCCGATCTTGAACCTTTTGTAACTACCAATAAACGGCTGTTATACTACCAGGAAAAAGCCATTCATATTGCGCTGAAAGCCGCACAGAATTGCCTGAGCGACTATGAAGGCATAACCAGCCAGATTACTAACCTGATTACGGTTAGCTGTACCGGTATGTATGCCCCCGGAATCGATATTGATCTGGTTGAAAAATTGGGCCTTCCTCATTCTACCGAGCGAACTTGCATTAATTTTATGGGTTGCTATGGTGCAATTAATGCGCTTAAGCTGGCCGATTATATTTGCCGGGCTAACCCGCAGGCAAAGGTGCTTATTGTAAGTGTGGAGCTGTGTTCGCTGCATTTTCAAAAGGTGAACACTATTAATAATTGGGTAGCCAACTCCCTTTTTGCCGACGGCGCTGGCGCTGTACTGGTCGAAAACACAGCCACCAAGATAAACGCTAAGCCAGCGTTGGAACTGCTGGGCTTTTATGCTGAAATTATACCGGATAGCCAAAACGAAATGGGTTGGCTTATTGGAAATACCGGTTTTGAGATGACACTTACCACCAAGGTGCCTAAAGAAATACTAAAAAATATAAAAGGCCTTGCCGGGCGTTTGCTCGGCAAGGCAGGCTTGTGTTTTGAGCAGGTGGGTAAGTTTGCTATTCATCCGGGTGGCCGTAAAATATTGGAGGCTATTGAACAAGGCCTGGAAATACCCCGTGATGCTAACGCATACGCTTATGAGGTGCTAAATAATTACGGCAACATGTCATCAGCAACCATTTTGTTTGTACTGCAAAGGCTAATGCAGGATGATGAAGCTGTTGGTCATAACGTGCTGAGTTTTGGTTTTGGCCCGGGGTTAACTGTTGAAGGCATGGTGCTTAAACTTCACTAA
- a CDS encoding DUF47 family protein, whose amino-acid sequence MSLNSIFQYFVPKDKKVFFPLFEQAATNVIDMATILVEAVNSKDGEHRIDLFKQIDKLENKGDELTHQIYLELGKNFITPFDREDIHALATAIDDVADYIQGSANRMMLYNIEEYTEPICKLSDLILQGSVDLEKAVRELKDLKNVRAIADSCIRINSVENQADYVFDRAVADLFLYEKDPLRLIKYKEILAALETATDMCEDAANVMESILVKNA is encoded by the coding sequence ATGTCATTGAACAGCATATTCCAGTATTTTGTCCCAAAGGATAAAAAAGTGTTTTTCCCCCTATTTGAACAGGCCGCTACCAATGTTATAGATATGGCTACTATTTTGGTTGAGGCGGTAAATAGCAAGGATGGTGAACACCGTATTGATCTATTTAAACAGATTGATAAGCTAGAGAACAAAGGTGATGAGCTGACTCACCAGATATACCTGGAACTGGGTAAAAACTTTATTACGCCGTTTGACCGTGAAGATATCCACGCACTGGCTACCGCTATTGATGATGTGGCCGATTATATACAAGGCTCTGCAAACCGTATGATGTTATATAACATTGAGGAGTATACGGAGCCTATCTGCAAATTATCTGACCTGATACTACAGGGCAGTGTTGACCTGGAGAAAGCGGTACGTGAGTTAAAAGATTTAAAGAATGTACGCGCCATAGCCGATTCCTGTATCCGCATCAACAGTGTGGAAAACCAGGCCGATTATGTGTTTGACCGCGCTGTAGCCGATTTGTTTTTATACGAGAAAGACCCACTCAGACTCATCAAATACAAAGAGATTTTAGCTGCGCTTGAAACGGCAACCGATATGTGTGAGGATGCAGCCAATGTAATGGAATCGATATTAGTTAAAAACGCTTAA
- a CDS encoding family 10 glycosylhydrolase, with protein sequence MKQRLVLTIAALLTCLQLLAQTDTIQQHNPTPKREFRGVWVATVTNIDWPSAPRLSSERQKNELINIFDNHQQAGMNAIMLQVRPAADAFYAKGREPWSRWLTGRQGVAPEPFYDPLEFAVNEAHKRNMELHAWFNPYRATMDANTSALSPQHPIRLHPDWFFSYGGRKLFNPGLPDVREYIIQVILDVVKNYDVDGIHMDDYFYPYPIAGQRINDQATYEQYGSNRFTDIRDWRRNNVDTLIHALADSIHKYKPYVKFGISPFGIWKNKNQDPDGSETNGGSSYFEQFADSRKWVKEGWLDYINPQVYWHFGNRAAAFEKLTSWWSDNTYNRHLYIGQAAYRINEPRNSGFKNPDQIPAQIRYIRNNARIQGSVYFSSVSLRRNYGGLNDSLRNHYYATPALPPLMLWRDSVPPNAPRQLAVGRTERGLILHWQVPLLARDKELVYGYVIYRFYQGEKIDLSDTKHILHIQYNPMLSAEDNTAERGKNYVYIVTAIDRMKNESEPIAVTAPYR encoded by the coding sequence ATGAAACAAAGATTAGTGCTTACGATAGCCGCCTTGCTTACCTGCTTACAATTATTAGCACAAACCGATACTATACAGCAACATAACCCTACGCCCAAGCGCGAATTCAGGGGTGTTTGGGTAGCAACCGTAACTAATATTGACTGGCCTAGCGCGCCCCGCCTTTCCAGCGAACGGCAAAAAAACGAACTGATAAATATCTTTGATAACCATCAGCAAGCAGGCATGAATGCCATTATGCTGCAGGTGCGCCCAGCCGCCGATGCTTTTTATGCCAAAGGTCGCGAGCCTTGGTCACGCTGGCTTACGGGCAGGCAAGGTGTAGCACCCGAACCATTTTATGACCCACTGGAGTTTGCCGTGAACGAGGCACATAAACGCAATATGGAACTGCATGCCTGGTTTAACCCTTACCGGGCTACTATGGATGCCAATACATCGGCACTAAGCCCGCAGCACCCTATCCGTTTACACCCCGACTGGTTTTTTTCTTACGGTGGCCGCAAACTATTCAATCCTGGGTTGCCCGATGTACGCGAGTATATTATACAGGTAATACTGGACGTAGTAAAAAACTACGATGTAGACGGCATACATATGGACGATTATTTTTACCCCTACCCTATTGCCGGGCAGCGCATAAACGACCAGGCCACTTACGAGCAGTACGGCAGCAATCGTTTTACCGATATACGCGACTGGCGCCGCAACAATGTAGATACCCTTATACATGCACTGGCCGACAGCATACACAAATACAAGCCTTACGTTAAGTTTGGCATTAGCCCGTTTGGCATATGGAAGAACAAAAATCAAGACCCTGATGGTTCAGAAACCAATGGCGGATCATCTTACTTTGAGCAATTTGCCGACAGCCGCAAATGGGTTAAGGAAGGCTGGCTGGATTATATTAATCCACAGGTTTACTGGCATTTTGGCAACCGGGCAGCTGCGTTTGAAAAGTTAACCAGTTGGTGGAGCGACAATACTTACAACCGCCACCTCTACATTGGGCAGGCAGCTTACCGTATTAACGAACCCCGTAATTCGGGCTTTAAAAACCCCGACCAGATACCAGCACAGATACGGTATATACGAAATAATGCCCGCATACAAGGTAGCGTGTATTTCAGTTCGGTGTCTTTAAGGCGCAACTATGGCGGTTTAAACGACTCTTTACGTAATCATTATTACGCTACCCCTGCATTGCCACCCTTAATGCTTTGGCGCGATTCTGTACCCCCTAACGCACCCCGCCAGCTGGCTGTAGGCCGCACCGAGCGCGGACTGATATTGCACTGGCAAGTACCCTTACTGGCACGTGATAAAGAACTGGTTTATGGTTACGTGATCTATCGCTTTTACCAGGGCGAAAAGATTGACCTGTCTGACACTAAGCACATTCTTCATATACAATACAACCCCATGCTCTCGGCCGAGGATAACACAGCCGAGCGGGGCAAAAACTATGTGTACATCGTAACGGCTATAGACCGCATGAAAAATGAAAGCGAGCCTATAGCCGTCACAGCACCTTACCGGTAG
- a CDS encoding NAD(P)/FAD-dependent oxidoreductase, with product MADVIIAGGGLAGLFNALMLNRAGLQVTLIEKKQYPFHRVCGEYISNEILPLLEHLGINVHSLGASRINRLEVTATSGAKLKQQLDLGGFGISRYLLDNYLYEMCAAEGVKFLLGTRINDIRFMQNLFEVELPDSVLHSPLVIGAFGKRSSLDNKLNRSFFHRRSPYVGIKQHARIDFPTDLIQLNSFRNGYCGVSKIEGDRYCVCSLAHRDDLRRLGSLEALQEKVINQNPYQKAIFNNAEWLMDKPEVINEISFEKKQPVEKHILMSGDTAGMIAPLCGNGMTMAIHSAKILSNIIIQHYKGEPAFSLQQRAVLEQAYTLSWNQHFARRLWVGRQLQSLFGSNILMHAAIETLKHLPGVTNWMVKQTHGRSIYG from the coding sequence ATGGCCGATGTGATTATTGCAGGTGGCGGATTAGCCGGGCTGTTTAACGCTTTGATGCTAAACCGGGCCGGCTTGCAGGTTACCTTAATTGAAAAAAAGCAATATCCCTTTCACCGCGTATGCGGAGAGTATATCTCCAACGAAATACTGCCGCTTTTGGAGCACCTGGGAATTAATGTTCATAGTCTTGGTGCATCACGAATTAACCGTTTAGAGGTCACTGCCACATCAGGCGCAAAACTCAAACAGCAATTAGACCTGGGAGGCTTCGGCATAAGCCGTTATTTGTTAGATAACTATTTGTATGAGATGTGTGCTGCTGAAGGCGTTAAGTTCTTACTCGGAACCCGTATTAACGATATCAGGTTTATGCAAAATCTTTTCGAGGTTGAATTGCCGGATAGTGTCTTGCATTCGCCATTGGTGATTGGTGCTTTTGGTAAACGGTCGAGCCTTGATAACAAGCTTAACAGGTCTTTTTTTCATCGGCGCAGCCCTTATGTAGGCATTAAGCAGCATGCGCGTATTGATTTCCCTACCGATTTGATACAGCTTAACAGCTTCAGGAACGGCTACTGTGGCGTATCCAAAATAGAGGGTGATCGTTACTGTGTTTGCTCATTAGCACATAGGGATGATTTGCGCAGGCTGGGCAGTTTGGAAGCCTTGCAAGAAAAGGTTATTAACCAAAACCCCTATCAAAAAGCAATTTTTAATAATGCCGAATGGCTGATGGATAAGCCTGAAGTGATCAACGAAATATCTTTTGAAAAAAAACAACCTGTTGAAAAGCACATACTCATGAGTGGCGATACAGCCGGTATGATTGCCCCTCTGTGCGGTAACGGAATGACTATGGCTATCCATTCTGCAAAAATATTAAGCAATATTATTATTCAGCATTATAAGGGCGAGCCGGCTTTTAGCTTGCAGCAGAGGGCAGTACTGGAGCAAGCATACACCTTAAGTTGGAACCAGCATTTTGCCCGGCGGTTGTGGGTAGGCAGGCAGCTGCAAAGCCTGTTTGGTAGTAATATTTTAATGCATGCCGCTATTGAAACCTTAAAGCATTTGCCTGGTGTAACCAACTGGATGGTTAAACAAACCCACGGAAGGAGCATTTATGGTTAA
- a CDS encoding methyltransferase domain-containing protein: MVNLRKRITGVDEIMDDFALPATELDPVLKGLGNLNAWFGGHKTLIKALQQFPVQAGNHLSDWGCGGGDALKAIAAWAKKQQVPLHLTGVDAAPAAIAFAEKETAAYNNINYLQTEVMSNELTENQFDVVVSSLFTHHFEDDAWIALVKKMLSCARRGIIITDLHRHWLLYYSLKAIFAFIIPNPMMRHDGPLSVKRSFKKQELVQLLAKAGITHYKISWKWAFRWQVIIYKA, encoded by the coding sequence ATGGTTAACCTGCGCAAACGCATTACCGGCGTTGATGAAATTATGGACGATTTTGCCCTGCCAGCCACAGAGCTCGACCCAGTACTGAAAGGCTTGGGCAATTTAAATGCCTGGTTTGGCGGTCATAAAACGTTAATTAAGGCTTTACAGCAGTTTCCTGTACAGGCAGGGAATCACCTGAGCGATTGGGGATGCGGCGGCGGCGACGCACTAAAAGCTATTGCGGCCTGGGCAAAAAAACAACAGGTACCGTTGCATTTAACCGGTGTGGATGCAGCACCTGCCGCTATTGCCTTTGCCGAAAAGGAAACGGCTGCATACAACAACATAAATTACCTGCAAACAGAGGTGATGAGCAACGAGCTAACAGAAAACCAGTTCGACGTAGTGGTATCGAGCTTGTTTACCCATCATTTTGAAGATGATGCCTGGATAGCCCTTGTTAAAAAGATGCTGAGTTGTGCACGGCGGGGCATTATTATTACCGATTTGCATCGGCACTGGTTATTATATTATTCCTTAAAAGCCATATTTGCCTTCATCATACCCAACCCCATGATGCGGCATGATGGTCCGCTATCGGTTAAAAGAAGTTTTAAAAAGCAAGAGTTGGTGCAACTGCTGGCAAAGGCCGGCATTACGCATTATAAAATTAGCTGGAAGTGGGCTTTCCGCTGGCAGGTAATCATTTATAAAGCCTAA
- a CDS encoding SDR family NAD(P)-dependent oxidoreductase → MNIYLISGAGSGIGRAMAQNLAAAGNQCILLGRNAATLQQTLKTLAGDNHKVLTADVRDIVSLESAVNQLGNLTFNGLLANAGIGGENYWGEADRWNDIISTNLTGTYNFVNAFLPLLHKAEGTKHIIITSSVLARLGVANYSAYCASKAGLLGLMRSWAVQFAPEKILVNAICPGWVDTEMSQEGLQGIADGIGITKDEFYDIAMQSVPLRRMSQPEEVAALVAYLLSQQSITGQTLDINGGAVMNS, encoded by the coding sequence ATGAATATTTATCTTATTAGCGGAGCTGGCAGCGGCATTGGTCGGGCTATGGCACAAAATCTGGCTGCAGCCGGTAATCAGTGCATCTTACTGGGCCGTAATGCCGCAACCCTTCAGCAAACTCTCAAAACCTTGGCAGGTGACAACCATAAAGTATTAACAGCCGATGTGCGTGACATAGTAAGCCTGGAAAGCGCAGTTAATCAATTAGGCAACTTAACTTTTAACGGGCTGTTGGCAAATGCAGGCATAGGCGGCGAGAATTACTGGGGCGAAGCCGACAGGTGGAATGATATCATTAGCACCAATTTAACCGGCACCTACAACTTTGTAAATGCCTTTTTGCCTCTGCTGCATAAGGCTGAAGGTACTAAGCACATCATTATCACATCGTCGGTGCTGGCCCGTTTAGGGGTAGCCAACTACTCGGCTTACTGTGCGTCAAAAGCGGGTTTGCTGGGCCTGATGCGCTCGTGGGCGGTACAGTTTGCACCTGAGAAAATCTTGGTGAATGCCATATGCCCGGGTTGGGTGGATACCGAAATGTCACAGGAGGGCTTGCAGGGAATTGCCGATGGTATAGGCATCACTAAAGATGAGTTTTACGATATAGCCATGCAAAGCGTGCCGCTAAGGCGCATGAGCCAGCCCGAAGAAGTAGCCGCGTTGGTAGCCTATTTGTTAAGTCAGCAATCTATAACTGGCCAAACGCTGGATATTAACGGTGGTGCAGTAATGAACAGTTAA
- a CDS encoding acyltransferase: MSKSTHNRLLELDALRGIAAISVVAFHKAMGTPHNNLFFNYGLTGVDLFFIISGFVILMSLKRAISPRQFIIGRIIRLYPLYWIAVSLAAISLLITGDAALNGVFAIKYLANLTMVHPYFLQGNMDGVYWTLLVELLFYAVMVTLFSFNKLNKIELWGACLLPALFIYALFLRAHIGTWGVRIHRFMPLIEFVPLFLSGVVFYNLKFEQKTVVRFLILAGCFVTQIALFHLGKDRIRWITTYEYILPLTVYYLAFTLYCYNKLGFIVNPVTIFIGTVSYPIYLTHGTVSRLFHATGFFASNFWLELLANICLTTLLSFILFYFIEKPILRFAKGRWMSSPKKTPELARA; the protein is encoded by the coding sequence ATGAGTAAGAGTACTCACAACAGATTATTGGAACTTGATGCGCTGCGTGGCATTGCAGCCATAAGCGTTGTTGCTTTTCATAAAGCAATGGGAACGCCGCACAACAACCTATTTTTCAATTACGGCTTAACCGGTGTTGATCTTTTTTTTATTATAAGTGGCTTTGTAATTTTAATGAGCCTAAAAAGGGCAATTTCGCCACGTCAGTTCATTATTGGTCGTATAATTCGATTATACCCGCTGTACTGGATTGCGGTTAGCCTTGCGGCCATTTCCTTATTGATAACAGGTGACGCAGCACTTAACGGCGTATTTGCTATTAAATATTTGGCTAACCTTACCATGGTGCATCCATATTTTTTACAAGGAAACATGGATGGCGTTTATTGGACGCTTTTGGTAGAACTGCTTTTTTATGCCGTAATGGTTACCCTGTTCAGCTTCAATAAACTAAATAAGATCGAACTTTGGGGAGCATGCCTTTTACCCGCCTTATTTATTTATGCACTATTTTTAAGGGCGCACATTGGCACATGGGGTGTTCGGATTCATCGCTTTATGCCCTTAATTGAGTTCGTACCTTTGTTTCTCTCCGGAGTTGTGTTTTATAATTTGAAGTTTGAGCAAAAGACCGTTGTTAGGTTCTTGATATTAGCAGGCTGCTTTGTAACACAAATTGCCTTGTTTCATTTAGGCAAGGATAGAATACGCTGGATTACAACCTACGAATACATTTTACCCCTAACGGTGTATTACCTTGCTTTTACGCTTTATTGCTATAATAAATTAGGATTTATAGTTAATCCGGTTACGATATTCATTGGCACTGTCTCTTACCCAATTTATTTAACACACGGTACAGTTTCCAGGTTATTTCACGCTACAGGTTTCTTCGCCTCCAATTTTTGGTTAGAGCTGCTTGCAAATATTTGCCTAACTACTTTGCTATCGTTTATCCTGTTTTACTTTATAGAAAAACCCATACTGCGCTTTGCTAAAGGCAGGTGGATGAGCAGCCCTAAAAAGACTCCAGAGCTGGCCCGGGCATAA
- a CDS encoding YceI family protein, with protein sequence MKKLSFIIALLITAHSFAQTKQTVTKSAVNYEIKNLGIKTTGKLGGLQADIIFDKANLATSTIEATIDVNTIDSDNAMRDNHLKAEDYFDVEHYPKIVMKSTAFKHRGGNNFVGNFNMTIKGKTKPVEVPFTYIESANAGLFKGSFKINRHDFGVGGKSMVLADEATVDLVVETSK encoded by the coding sequence ATGAAAAAACTAAGCTTTATAATTGCGTTATTGATTACTGCCCATTCCTTTGCGCAAACCAAGCAAACGGTTACTAAATCCGCAGTTAATTACGAGATCAAAAACCTGGGTATAAAAACTACCGGTAAGCTGGGCGGTTTGCAGGCCGATATTATATTTGATAAAGCCAACTTAGCCACCAGCACTATCGAAGCAACGATTGATGTCAATACCATCGACTCGGATAATGCCATGCGCGATAACCACCTCAAGGCCGAAGATTACTTTGATGTAGAGCATTATCCTAAGATTGTAATGAAGTCTACCGCCTTTAAACATAGAGGGGGTAACAACTTTGTCGGAAACTTTAATATGACCATAAAAGGCAAAACAAAACCTGTAGAAGTGCCATTTACCTATATAGAAAGTGCCAACGCGGGGCTGTTTAAAGGCAGCTTTAAAATTAACCGACACGATTTTGGCGTGGGCGGTAAAAGCATGGTGCTGGCCGACGAGGCCACTGTTGATCTCGTAGTAGAGACCAGCAAATAA